One window of the Zea mays cultivar B73 chromosome 3, Zm-B73-REFERENCE-NAM-5.0, whole genome shotgun sequence genome contains the following:
- the LOC103650857 gene encoding male-cone protein 1 produces MAGRKVSSSSAVAMAIMAVALLVMAAEAGTCNVDADAVVNHCKSACSSWWWGGGARPSQGCCNALRYADFGCVCRNYWGILRSTPYAGCAMAIPSRCNIRGAPSSC; encoded by the coding sequence ATGGCCGGAAGGAAGGTGAGCAGCAGCAGTGCCGTGGCCATGGCCATAATGGCGGTCGCGCTGCTGGTcatggcggccgaggccgggacgTGCAACGTCGACGCTGACGCGGTGGTGAACCATTGCAAGTCCGCCTGCTCGAGCTGGTGGTGGGGCGGCGGGGCAAGGCCGTCTCAGGGCTGCTGCAACGCCCTGAGATACGCCGACTTCGGCTGCGTCTGCCGCAACTACTGGGGAATACTCAGGAGCACGCCCTACGCCGGCTGCGCCATGGCCATCCCTTCCAGGTGCAACATCCGGGGCGCGCCCAGCTCGTGCTAG
- the LOC109945140 gene encoding uncharacterized protein — MDISEGSIAVRGKGKNKRKWIPVEDDELIKALVDVSLDPRWRSDWSFKNGYTSVLEARLAEKLPDSRISATPHIDSRLRYFKTKYSALEQLLNKSGFTWDPTKKMIQCEKQQYETHCTNNPDAKGLYGVSFPYYDELSMVYSKDMATSEGAEDMTDAVQNLEEELVRVNANDEENGEDMTSLETPRRSVDSTSSSSKKRKKEWKGMKTSSSDPLLDVFNEVSGELKVATMSIGKMAQAMNLEASNQEKARDEDPQQKLREKAINEVRRLEFTGSEVIKAASVFVRMPDQMGMLFALSEPPRREYIVDMLRDEVARREREVKVKVLV, encoded by the exons ATGGACATTTCGGAGGGCTCTATTGCTGTTCGTGGTAAGGGGAAAAACAAAAGGAAGTGGATCCCTGTTGAAGATGATGAACTGATCAAAGCATTGGTTGATGTTTCTTTGGATCCGAGGTGGAGGAGTGATTGGAGTTTCAAGAATGGTTACACTTCAGTACTTGAAGCTCGCCTCGCTGAAAAGCTACCTGATTCAAGAATTTCTGCAACTCCTCATATCGATTCAAGGTTAAGATACTTCAAGACAAAGTATTCTGCTTTGGAGCAGTTGTTGAACAAGAGTGGGTTCACATGGGATCCGACCAAGAAGATGATTCAGTGCGAGAAACAACAATATGAGACACATTGCACG AATAATCCAGATGCAAAAGGATTGTATGGAGTCTCCTTTCCTTACTATGATGAACTCTCAATGGTATATTCCAAGGACATGGCCACAAGTGAAGGTGCGGAAGACATGACAGATGCTGTTCAAAACTTGGAAGAAGAGTTAGTTCGTGTAAATGCTAATGATGAAGAGAATGGAGAGGATATGACATCTTTAGAGACACCAAGGCGTTCTGTTGACTCAACATCATCTAGCTCCAAGAAGCGGAAGAAAGAGTGGAAAGGAATGAAGACTTCATCAAGTGACCCGCTTCTTGATGTGTTCAATGAAGTGAGTGGTGAACTCAAGGTTGCCACCATGTCAATTGGAAAAATGGCGCAAGCTATGAATCTTGAGGCATCCAACCAAGAGAAGGCAAGAGATGAGGATCCACAACAAAAGCTAAGAGAGAAGGCGATCAATGAGGTCCGAAGACTTGAATTTACTGGCTCAGAAGTTATCAAAGCAGCTAGTGTGTTTGTCAGGATGCCAGATCAAATGGGTATGTTGTTTGCACTTTCAGAACCACCGAGGAGGGAATACATTGTCGACATGCTACGTG ATGAAGTagcaaggagagagagagaggtcaaAGTGAAGGTGTTGGTCTAG